Part of the Vagococcus jeotgali genome, CGAATTGATTGAGCTATCTGGGGAAAATCGTAGGCCTCTTTTAAATGGTCTAAAATTTATTGGTAATAAAGCTCACAGACAACGTGTCTTACGTAACAAAAAAAAGAAGAAAGACAATCACTAAAATTTAGTGTGGTCTTCCTTCTTTTTTTCGTGCTCTTCTTTACGCTTTAGAGCCCGTTGCTCGATTTCTTCTTCTTCTTCTTTGATACCTGCTTTTGTTTTCAACTTACTCGCCTTATGACCTTTAGCCTTAGCAACAGCTTGTTGTTTGATGTCTCCTGTTTTCTTTTGGATATAAGTTCCTAGTTTGGTTTGTTTTGTTGTGATGCTTCCATAAAAGAATTTCTCAAGAGTCACATTAATAATCCCACCAATGATTACAATAGAAGCTGCGATATCTAACCAGAACATGAAGATGATGAAACCTCCAATAATTCCATAACTAGTGATTCTCTTAGAAAAATGGGTCACATATAAACTAAAAAACTGAGTCACAATCATCCAAGAAACAGTGGTAAAAATTGTTCCAGGAATGATCGTTCTAAAATGAATTTTAGCACTAGGGACAAAGTAGTAAATACAAACTAAGGTAACAAATAAAATACTTGAGGTAACAGGCCATCTTAGTGTTTTAAAGGTATGGAGAATATCATTTGGCAATCCAATTCTAGGTAAGACATACTCTAAAATCGTCTGACCAAATGCCATAGCAAACATCAACACAATAAGTGCTAATAGTAGTAGAAAAACCATAAAAAAGGCAGCAATTCGTTTGATAAATGCTTTTTTTTGATACCCAATACCATATGCTTTATCTAAGCTGATTCTGATACCATTTATTCCCTTACTAATTGCCCAAAACGTACCAATAGCAGAAATAGATAGTAACCCACCACTACTGGTTTCCAACAAACTTTTTATTGTATCATTCATAATCGCATACACATCTGGTGGAAGTAGTTCTCGGATGTAAGGTAGTACCGTGTTTTCATTAATATGTAAAAACGGTAAAATATTTCCAATAGCAATCAACAGTGGAAAAAAAGATAAGAGCATGTAATACGTCACGACTATGGCATAGATTTTCATTTCAGAATCGTGAAATGTTTCCATGAAAAGAGAAAACATGTCCTTAAGCTCTCTCTTTTTTTCCGGTGATAACATGTTTTTTGTTCCCCTATTCATCTTGTAGTGTTAAAATTTTGGGTCCATCAGAAGTAATAGCAATGGTATGCTCATACTGACAACTTAAGCCACCATCAGCTGTTACAGCTGTCCAACCATTGTCTTCCATTTTCATTTTCCAAGTTCCTGTGTTGACCATGGGTTCAATGGTAATTACCATACCCTCTTTTAAGCGGGTACCTTTTCCAGGTTGACCGTAGTGAGGAACTGGAGGCCCTTCATGGATCGTTGGTCCAATACCATGTCCAATAAAGTCACGAACGACAGAAAAACCTTCACCTTCAACATAAGTCTGAATCGCATGACCAATATCACCAATACGATTTCCCACTTGCGCTTGCTCGATACCTAAGTATAGGGCATGTTTAGTAACTGCCATCAATTTATCAATCTCAGGCGTCGACTCACCAACTACATAAGCCCAACAAGAGTCACTCATTGCCCCTTTTAAATCAATACACATGTCAACTTTAATAAGATCACCATTTTTTAATACTTGTTTTCTAGGAAAACCATGGCAAATCTCATCATTGATACTACAACATGTCGCATATTTATATCCCTCATAACCAATTTGGGCAGCGATACCACCATTTTTTTCAATCATATCACGTACAAATACTTCAATATCCCAACTTGTAATACCTGGTTTTATAAATGCCCTTAGAGCTTCATGTACGCTTGCTAGAAGTCGTCCAGACTCTCCCATCATTTCAATCTCTCTTGGAGACTTTAAAGTAATCATATTATTTCTCTCCTTCACTCATTTTGCATTACTCATTTTAGCATACTCTTTGTTAATGAACAAAGGTTCCTCAAAACAAT contains:
- a CDS encoding YihY/virulence factor BrkB family protein; translated protein: MLSPEKKRELKDMFSLFMETFHDSEMKIYAIVVTYYMLLSFFPLLIAIGNILPFLHINENTVLPYIRELLPPDVYAIMNDTIKSLLETSSGGLLSISAIGTFWAISKGINGIRISLDKAYGIGYQKKAFIKRIAAFFMVFLLLLALIVLMFAMAFGQTILEYVLPRIGLPNDILHTFKTLRWPVTSSILFVTLVCIYYFVPSAKIHFRTIIPGTIFTTVSWMIVTQFFSLYVTHFSKRITSYGIIGGFIIFMFWLDIAASIVIIGGIINVTLEKFFYGSITTKQTKLGTYIQKKTGDIKQQAVAKAKGHKASKLKTKAGIKEEEEEIEQRALKRKEEHEKKKEDHTKF
- the map gene encoding type I methionyl aminopeptidase, with product MITLKSPREIEMMGESGRLLASVHEALRAFIKPGITSWDIEVFVRDMIEKNGGIAAQIGYEGYKYATCCSINDEICHGFPRKQVLKNGDLIKVDMCIDLKGAMSDSCWAYVVGESTPEIDKLMAVTKHALYLGIEQAQVGNRIGDIGHAIQTYVEGEGFSVVRDFIGHGIGPTIHEGPPVPHYGQPGKGTRLKEGMVITIEPMVNTGTWKMKMEDNGWTAVTADGGLSCQYEHTIAITSDGPKILTLQDE